A genomic stretch from Edaphobacter aggregans includes:
- a CDS encoding NADH-quinone oxidoreductase subunit J, producing the protein MTVAFLILAALTTAGMAAAMGLRNLVHCVLALTLGFAGLAALYLQLGAQFVGFTQILVYVGAVAILAVFAIMMTQSAGSMTRPVFSSAWLTGSLVAGSVFAVLAWAICSGAVSRKMLPPEPQATVHQIGDALMHRFVLPLEIIGLLLTVALIGAVVLAMHGKRETQ; encoded by the coding sequence ATGACAGTAGCCTTCCTCATCCTTGCCGCGCTGACGACCGCTGGAATGGCGGCGGCGATGGGTCTGCGCAACCTCGTTCATTGCGTACTGGCTTTGACGCTGGGTTTTGCTGGCTTGGCTGCACTGTATCTTCAGCTTGGCGCGCAGTTTGTCGGGTTTACGCAGATTCTTGTTTATGTTGGAGCGGTGGCAATCCTTGCCGTGTTTGCGATCATGATGACTCAGAGTGCGGGGTCGATGACGCGACCGGTTTTCTCCTCCGCTTGGTTAACAGGCAGTCTTGTTGCTGGTTCCGTCTTCGCCGTTCTTGCGTGGGCGATTTGTTCCGGCGCGGTGTCACGCAAAATGTTGCCTCCAGAACCTCAAGCTACCGTCCATCAAATCGGTGACGCACTCATGCATAGGTTTGTTTTGCCGTTGGAGATCATTGGGCTTCTGTTGACTGTTGCGTTGATCGGCGCAGTCGTCCTCGCGATGCACGGAAAACGGGAGACGCAATGA
- the nuoL gene encoding NADH-quinone oxidoreductase subunit L has protein sequence MTWIVQNLWLVPVLPILAAGISALTKQRNRTLAASLAIGSMAASFLLSLWAFVYVFWLGSHGENVRQVINVRWFQFGNEWLKIGWVLDPLTAVMLLMVTFVGLLIFIYSVGYMAHDENFTRFFCFLALFAGAMLGVVIANSLLLLFMCWEVVGLTSYLLISFWYSNPRAAAAAKKAFIVTRIGDLAFFLGMAWLYAQAGTLLFYDGGAGCLEQSALTRLVAQTTTVGLAASTGIALLIFCGAAGKSGQVPLHVWLPDAMEGPTPVSALIHAATMVAAGVFLIARIYPLMSAHVGMTIALTPTLALQVATWVGAITAVFGAMIAVAQYDIKRILAYSTISQLGYMMMGLGVGGVAVGMFHLITHAFFKSLLFLGAGSVIHGCSGEQDVRRMGGLRKFMPITFATYAVGMLALCGFPLFFSGFWSKDEILRAAHAWRVSQLPFYMGAFGALLTAFYMARQVYYVFGGKSRLAGTGHLHHAADSTDTTPAAPIALHESAAVMTIPLLILAAFAMLLGLIGTPAWPWFQSFLDGNSAKVNFAAFSDAGVLPVMALSSLLVFLGLGMGWWFYGRTPIKNAQEPDALGRLQPQIFAVLGHAFYVDALYGATIVRLNAWWSRICDWLDRWVWNGAVQTVSYLVLGFAWLDNFIDTRVVNSGFDEGCKDISRGGRMLSRLQGGQVQSYLRMIGFALIVLVLFLLWEARG, from the coding sequence ATGACTTGGATTGTCCAAAACCTGTGGCTGGTGCCGGTGTTGCCGATCCTTGCGGCGGGGATCAGCGCCTTGACGAAACAGCGCAACCGCACGCTCGCTGCTTCGCTCGCTATCGGCTCCATGGCAGCGTCCTTCCTTCTTTCACTATGGGCGTTTGTGTATGTGTTTTGGCTCGGCAGTCACGGGGAGAATGTAAGGCAGGTAATCAATGTCCGCTGGTTTCAGTTCGGCAATGAGTGGTTGAAGATCGGCTGGGTGCTCGATCCTCTGACAGCTGTCATGTTGCTGATGGTAACTTTTGTCGGGCTGCTGATCTTTATCTACAGCGTCGGCTATATGGCGCACGACGAGAACTTCACGCGCTTCTTTTGTTTCCTGGCGCTCTTTGCGGGCGCGATGCTTGGCGTCGTTATTGCGAATAGCCTGCTCCTGCTCTTCATGTGCTGGGAGGTTGTCGGCCTCACGTCCTATCTGCTCATTAGCTTCTGGTATAGCAATCCAAGAGCGGCGGCAGCAGCGAAAAAGGCCTTTATCGTTACGCGTATTGGCGACCTTGCATTTTTTCTCGGGATGGCATGGTTGTACGCCCAGGCTGGCACGCTTCTCTTCTATGATGGCGGTGCTGGATGCCTTGAGCAATCCGCGCTCACCCGTCTAGTTGCACAGACGACAACTGTAGGGTTGGCAGCTTCTACGGGCATCGCACTGCTGATCTTCTGCGGTGCAGCGGGTAAATCCGGCCAGGTTCCCTTGCATGTCTGGTTACCGGATGCAATGGAGGGTCCGACGCCCGTCAGCGCGCTGATTCACGCGGCGACGATGGTTGCGGCGGGAGTATTTCTTATCGCACGCATCTATCCGCTGATGAGCGCCCACGTGGGAATGACCATCGCACTCACACCAACCTTGGCGTTACAAGTTGCTACCTGGGTAGGCGCGATTACCGCCGTTTTCGGTGCGATGATTGCGGTTGCGCAATATGACATCAAGAGAATCCTTGCCTACTCCACCATTTCGCAGCTTGGCTACATGATGATGGGTCTAGGCGTCGGTGGCGTAGCCGTAGGAATGTTCCATTTGATAACGCACGCCTTTTTCAAGTCACTGCTGTTCCTCGGCGCAGGATCAGTGATTCATGGCTGCTCCGGCGAGCAGGATGTCCGTCGCATGGGCGGATTAAGAAAATTCATGCCCATCACCTTTGCAACGTACGCGGTGGGGATGCTCGCGCTGTGCGGATTCCCATTATTCTTCTCCGGCTTCTGGAGCAAGGACGAAATCCTGCGCGCAGCCCATGCGTGGCGCGTGTCCCAACTGCCGTTTTATATGGGTGCTTTCGGCGCGTTGCTGACGGCTTTTTACATGGCGCGGCAGGTCTACTATGTGTTCGGCGGCAAGTCGCGTTTGGCAGGAACAGGCCACTTGCACCATGCTGCGGATTCCACAGATACAACACCTGCTGCCCCAATCGCCCTGCACGAGAGTGCTGCGGTTATGACGATACCGCTGCTGATTCTTGCTGCGTTTGCCATGCTTCTCGGATTGATCGGTACACCAGCATGGCCCTGGTTTCAATCCTTCCTCGATGGCAATTCAGCAAAGGTGAATTTTGCAGCATTCTCGGATGCTGGTGTGCTTCCGGTGATGGCTTTATCTTCTCTTTTGGTCTTTCTCGGCCTCGGCATGGGCTGGTGGTTTTACGGCCGCACACCGATTAAAAATGCTCAAGAACCGGATGCGCTTGGGCGGCTACAGCCACAGATCTTCGCTGTCTTGGGCCACGCCTTCTACGTGGATGCATTGTATGGAGCGACCATCGTTCGACTAAACGCTTGGTGGTCCCGTATCTGCGACTGGCTCGACCGATGGGTCTGGAACGGTGCTGTGCAGACTGTGTCTTATCTCGTACTCGGCTTTGCATGGCTGGACAACTTCATTGATACACGAGTTGTGAATTCTGGCTTCGATGAGGGTTGCAAGGATATCTCGCGCGGTGGCCGGATGCTGTCTCGTCTCCAGGGCGGGCAAGTGCAGAGTTATCTTCGAATGATTGGTTTTGCGCTCATCGTGCTTGTGCTATTCCTGCTGTGGGAGGCCAGGGGATGA
- a CDS encoding NuoM family protein gives MIAFPWITVLTIVPVAGALVLFGLGGRSANPSRWLALAFSFIALVLTLILWCHFDSASGSLQFQERHSWISTLGVEYRVGIDGLGLLMLLLTSIVVPIGIAASWKIQERVPLYFSLVLLLEACLFGTFTALNFFHWFIFWELSLIPAFFLIKLWGGPRSTPAATQFLIYTMVGSIAMLLSFLAIFLATRQFDFIELAGLARNGQLWPVVIDGLGWHRFSPDHVALLIFAGAFLGFAVKVPMVPFHTWLPSAYSEAPTGTTILLTGAMSKMGLYGFLRILVPIFGAEMQVVLTPLLWLAVATVVLSAYAALAQKDLKRIFAYSSINHLGYCLLGIFAVMKFTGGDTALTAEKYAAMDGVLLQMFNHGLTAATLFWFVAMLEERSGGVRGLDEFGGLRKVIPVFTGLMGIALFSSLGLPGLNGFVGEFLIFKGSFPLVTWATALSVIGLLVTAIFILGILQRVFSGPLNERWRAMPDLTMGERLTLAPAIGLMFALGLYPQLVLGVINNTVIRMVQQLKF, from the coding sequence ATGATCGCTTTTCCATGGATCACTGTCCTGACCATCGTGCCAGTCGCAGGCGCACTTGTCCTTTTCGGCCTTGGCGGGCGAAGCGCCAATCCCTCGCGTTGGCTGGCTCTGGCCTTCAGTTTTATTGCGCTCGTACTGACCCTGATCTTGTGGTGTCACTTTGATTCCGCTTCTGGAAGTCTTCAATTTCAAGAGCGGCACAGCTGGATTTCGACTCTGGGCGTGGAGTATCGCGTCGGCATCGACGGTCTCGGACTCCTGATGCTATTGCTAACTTCCATTGTTGTCCCCATCGGTATCGCTGCGTCATGGAAGATTCAGGAGAGGGTGCCGCTCTATTTCTCTCTGGTACTCCTCCTTGAGGCATGTCTGTTCGGCACGTTCACGGCATTGAATTTCTTCCATTGGTTCATCTTCTGGGAACTGAGCCTGATTCCGGCGTTCTTTCTCATTAAGCTTTGGGGTGGACCACGGAGCACCCCTGCGGCTACACAGTTCCTGATCTACACGATGGTCGGCAGCATTGCGATGTTGCTGTCATTTCTAGCCATATTTCTGGCGACGAGACAGTTCGATTTCATCGAGCTTGCGGGTCTGGCACGGAACGGTCAGCTTTGGCCGGTCGTGATTGACGGATTGGGCTGGCATCGCTTCTCGCCGGATCATGTAGCGTTGCTGATCTTTGCCGGGGCTTTCCTTGGATTCGCTGTTAAAGTGCCGATGGTTCCGTTCCATACCTGGCTGCCTTCCGCCTATTCCGAAGCGCCCACAGGCACAACCATTCTTTTGACTGGTGCGATGTCGAAGATGGGACTCTACGGCTTCCTTCGCATTCTGGTTCCTATCTTCGGTGCAGAGATGCAAGTGGTGCTGACTCCCCTTTTATGGCTCGCTGTGGCGACGGTTGTCCTCTCCGCATACGCTGCGCTTGCGCAGAAGGATCTGAAGCGCATCTTTGCCTATTCGTCTATCAATCATCTTGGCTACTGTCTGCTGGGAATATTCGCAGTGATGAAATTCACTGGTGGAGATACTGCGCTTACGGCCGAGAAGTATGCAGCGATGGATGGTGTTCTGCTGCAGATGTTCAATCATGGACTGACTGCTGCAACGCTGTTCTGGTTCGTCGCCATGTTGGAAGAAAGGAGCGGGGGCGTCCGCGGACTGGATGAGTTTGGTGGTCTGCGCAAAGTGATCCCGGTGTTTACCGGACTCATGGGCATCGCCCTGTTCTCGTCGCTAGGTCTGCCGGGCTTAAACGGGTTCGTCGGAGAGTTTTTGATCTTCAAGGGATCATTTCCTCTCGTAACGTGGGCCACAGCACTTTCAGTGATCGGCCTGCTGGTGACAGCAATTTTTATTCTCGGAATTTTGCAGCGTGTTTTCTCAGGGCCGCTCAATGAGAGATGGAGAGCGATGCCAGATCTGACGATGGGCGAACGGCTGACGTTGGCGCCTGCGATTGGACTGATGTTCGCGCTGGGCCTTTATCCCCAGTTAGTCCTCGGAGTGATTAACAATACGGTGATTCGGATGGTGCAACAACTAAAGTTTTGA
- the nuoK gene encoding NADH-quinone oxidoreductase subunit NuoK: MSSLTSYLLLSALLFSIGLAGALTRRSAILVLIGIELMLNAANLNLLAFWRYGPNPAALTGIMFTIFSISVAAAEAAVGLGLILAVYRHSRTTDLDKMNSMKG, encoded by the coding sequence ATGAGCTCGCTTACGAGTTATCTACTCTTGTCCGCCCTCTTGTTTTCTATCGGCTTGGCTGGCGCGTTAACGCGGCGCAGTGCAATTCTTGTTCTGATTGGAATTGAACTGATGCTCAACGCGGCAAATCTGAACCTCCTCGCATTCTGGCGTTATGGACCGAATCCCGCGGCATTGACCGGGATTATGTTCACGATTTTTTCAATCAGTGTTGCGGCAGCAGAAGCGGCGGTTGGATTGGGCCTTATCCTCGCTGTTTACCGGCATTCCAGGACGACCGATTTAGACAAGATGAATTCGATGAAAGGTTGA
- the nuoH gene encoding NADH-quinone oxidoreductase subunit NuoH → MPETIDQIFVIVKHWLLGYVPVEVQPLFSALLSVVPILVVFPLLFAITTLLERKGLGRIQNRYGPNRTGPYGLLQPIADAVKSLTKEDVVPNTADEVVHFLAPLLLVSAALLAYAVLPVGRNMIVANLNAGVLFFFAVGSLVELAVFMAGWSSRNKYSLLGAMRAIAQMISYEVPLVLASIVVIMAAGSLSTVAIVKAQAGYAGIWPHWFVFTPWGFAGFVLFMIAATAESNRSPFDLPEGESEIIAGYYIEYSGFKFALFFLGEYLGMFATSGMAITLFLGGWAAPFSFLTWVPSYFWFFSKLLVLIAGFIWVRGTLPRLRMDQLMNFAWRFMLPMALLNIFIAGVWHFMPAGLSRWLVCIILVAAPCILLSRGLKKEKKLQVRTYRFAE, encoded by the coding sequence ATGCCTGAAACGATCGATCAGATATTTGTGATAGTGAAGCATTGGCTCTTGGGCTATGTACCAGTCGAAGTGCAGCCGTTGTTCTCTGCGTTGCTTTCGGTTGTGCCTATCCTCGTAGTGTTTCCACTACTGTTCGCGATTACGACTCTTCTTGAGCGCAAGGGCCTGGGACGAATCCAGAACCGCTACGGTCCAAACCGTACGGGTCCTTATGGCCTTCTTCAACCCATTGCCGATGCTGTGAAATCGCTGACCAAGGAAGATGTTGTTCCTAATACTGCGGATGAGGTGGTGCATTTCCTGGCGCCGTTGTTGCTCGTGTCGGCAGCGCTTCTGGCCTATGCGGTTTTGCCTGTTGGACGGAACATGATCGTTGCCAATCTGAATGCGGGAGTGCTGTTTTTTTTCGCAGTTGGTTCTCTGGTGGAACTCGCGGTCTTCATGGCTGGTTGGTCCAGCCGAAATAAATACTCCTTGCTTGGAGCAATGCGCGCTATTGCGCAGATGATCAGTTATGAAGTGCCTTTGGTGCTGGCGTCTATCGTTGTCATTATGGCTGCGGGCTCGCTTTCGACCGTGGCGATTGTAAAGGCGCAGGCTGGTTATGCGGGAATCTGGCCGCACTGGTTTGTCTTTACACCATGGGGATTCGCCGGGTTTGTTCTTTTCATGATTGCAGCGACTGCTGAATCCAATCGTTCGCCATTTGACCTGCCTGAAGGGGAATCTGAAATCATCGCGGGCTATTACATTGAATACTCAGGCTTCAAGTTCGCGCTCTTTTTCCTCGGCGAATACCTTGGCATGTTTGCGACCAGTGGAATGGCGATCACGCTGTTCCTTGGGGGGTGGGCTGCGCCGTTTTCTTTTCTAACCTGGGTTCCATCGTATTTTTGGTTTTTCTCGAAGCTATTGGTGTTGATCGCAGGATTCATCTGGGTCCGCGGCACTCTTCCGCGCTTGCGTATGGATCAGCTGATGAACTTTGCATGGAGGTTCATGCTGCCAATGGCGTTGCTCAATATTTTCATCGCCGGGGTTTGGCATTTCATGCCTGCCGGACTTTCGCGATGGTTGGTATGCATCATTCTGGTTGCTGCTCCTTGCATCTTGTTGAGCCGCGGCCTGAAGAAGGAAAAGAAGCTTCAAGTTCGAACATATCGTTTTGCCGAATAA